Below is a window of Nicotiana tabacum cultivar K326 chromosome 19, ASM71507v2, whole genome shotgun sequence DNA.
aactcgaattaatgtagcccgtaggctatttggtcgagtgagtattttctcgaactcgaaatggaaaatagcccgtaggcttgatcgagtgaatgattcgaactcgaattaatgcagcccgtaggctatttggtcgagtgagtgtttgttcgaactcgaaataaaaatagaccgtaggcttgatcgagtgaatgattcgaactcgaattaatgcagcccgtaggctatttggtcgagtgagtgtttgctcgaactcgcaatgaaaaatagccattaggcttgatcgagtgaatgattcgaactcgaattaatgtagcatgtaggcttaatggttgagtgaatgtttgctcgaactcgaaataaaaaaaaatagcccgtaggcttaatggtcgcaTTATATCTTAATTCTTCGCATGTTATTACacgcctgggttcgggccaacCTATACGAGTATGGCTCgcttcgaccatttggctctttaCAATTTTCCTATCGGGACTATGTTGCTGTGAAGTAATTCTCTTACGGGGCCTCGGATATTATTATAAATGCTGCACGACcagtggttgcctcattaaaaaccttgccgaaaaacccatttggtaTAAAAccagtctaagggaaaaagagtacaacgcgtgctttctGACGAGAGATCCGtcccttgttcggacttctgcaggggtcagtttcgagatataaacgaatatggaaaggttgtaccttaacagtagtaccgttttagatgtgatacattccagttGCTTGATAACTGTTTGCTGTTTATAACGCCGGTCCTGTACGACCCCTTTCTGATGTCCTCGAGTACCTGATATGGttcttcccaattcggtcctagcttcccttcattcggattcCGGGTatttatggtaatttttctcaacattaagtccccaggcttgaaatggcggagcttggttcttcgattataatacctttcgattcgctgcttttgggcggccattcaGACGAGGGCAGCTTCTCGCCTTTCGTCCGAtagttcgaggcttgtgttcatagcctcgttatttgattcttccatcgagaatcgaaatctggcactgggttcaccaacctcgactggtatcaatgcttcggatccatatactaaggagaacggggtcgcccccgtactggattttgatgttgtccgatatgcccaaaggacttcgggtaggatttctctccatctctctttagcatcgttcaacctcttctttaagttttgaatgacaaTTTTAATTGTTGATTCGGCCTgccattcccactggggtggtatggcgttgacaatatccttcttatcttgtggtcttcgaggaatcttgttactttgccgccaatgaattattttccattgtcacatactatttcggcgggtctcccgaaccggcatatgatatgatcccaaataaagtctataacttctttctctcttattttctcgaacgcctgcgcttcaacccatttagaaaaatagtcagtcttaaacaaaatgaatttggctttacctggggtcgatggcagggggccgacgatatccattccccatttcataaaaggCCACAGGGATATGACCGAGTAGAGTTGTTctccgggttggtggatcattggtgcgaacctttgacatttatcacatttaccaacaaattccttcgtatctttgcccatatcgatccaataatatcctgctatgattattttttggactaatgtgtcggctccagagtgattcccgcaagtaccctcATGCACTTCCCGTAGGACATAATCGACATcccccggacccaagcataccgCCAATGGTCCATTGAATGTTCTTTGGTACAGTGTTCCATCTGAAGACAGAGTGAATCGAGCAGCCTTGGTCCGTAGGGttctggaatctttagggtccaatgagagtttttcatttttcaaatattcgatatacttgtttctccaatcccaggttaagcttgtagaatttattttgGTGTGtccttcgattaccgatctcgaaagttgaacaacatttcCCGAGCCTGTATCATCTACCTccaccgatgatcccaaattcgcTAGTGcgtcggcctcattattctgttcccgtggcacatgccgtaaagtccattgtttgaaatggtgcaaagtgataagcagtttatctaaatacctctgcattctaccttctcgaacttagaaagttttgtttacttgactcattACCAGCAAGGAATCGTAGTTGTCTTCAATGATTTCTGCTCCCaaatttctagctagctcgatacctgcaatcatggcttcatactcggcctcgttgttagtcaacctgatagttttaatagattgtctaataatgccacctgtgggtggtttcaaaactatgcccagcccgGACTCCTTTACGTTTGAAGCCccatccgtaaaaaggatccatgcctacgatgatgtacctgatttcaacagttctttttcgacttcgggtacgagggctaGTGTGAAATCAGCCACGAAGTCATCTAGGACTTGATACTTGATGGCCgtgcggggttgatattcgatatcgtacccactgagttcgacggcctatttggccagttggcctgataactcgggtttgtgcaaaatattacgaagcgggtaagtagacaatacgcatatggggtgacattggaagtatggcCTTAACTTCCTTGAGGCTCTTATCAGTGCAAGCGCCAACCtttctaggagcggatatctagtttctgcctctcctaaggttcgactggTATAATAAActgggaattgcgtaccttgctcttctcgaactaggacaccgcttacggcgACTTCCAATACTGCCAATTACAAACAAAGTTTCTCGtcggtttttggagtgtgaagtagtggtgcacttgatagatatcgttttagtccttccaatgcttgttggcactccggggtccaagaaaaatcgttcttctttttgagtagagaaaaAAAATTATGACTTTGATCGGATGATCTCGATATGAATCGGCTTAAGGCGGCGATCTGACCCGTTAGTCTTTGTACGGACTTCACGCTGTctacgacggtgatgtcttcaacagccttgattttatcggggttaatctctattccccgatataataccataaagccgaggaacttgcccgaaccgaccccgaaggcatatttttcggggttgagcttttttttgtatttcctcagaatctcgaacgtttcttgcaaatgaattaaatggtcctctgcgcgcagggatttgactaacatgtcatcaatataaacctccattgattttcctatttgttctttgaacattttattcactaagCGTTGGTAAGTGCCCCCTGtatttttttagcccgaagggcatcacattataacaatacgttccatatttggtgacaaatgaggttttttcctggtcctccgagTTTATCtgtatttgattatacccggaatatgcatcgagaaaagtgaggatctcgtggtcggcagtggcatcgatcatgcgatcgatgttgggaaacgaaaaagaatctttgggtcatgctttgttcaaatccttatagttcacgcacattctaagtttgtccccttttttagggactacaactacgttggctaaccattcgggatattttacctcccgaatgaaccctattttgagaagtttggttacctcgtcctttatgaaggcATTCTTTCTATCGGAGTgtggtcttcttttttgcttcaccggtctgaacctatggtccaaacttagctgatgcgtcgttatgtccggcgggatccctattatatctaaatgggaccaggcaaaacaatcgatgttattgataagaaattgaacgagtctcttcctgagttcagggctcacccccgttcccaagtataccttttgctcgggccggcgctcgatcaatatgacttgctctagctcctcGATCGTCGATTTTATAGCATCGGAGTCATCGAGAATTACGAAAGATCGAGGGAACCTTTGGTCTCCATCCTCTTCGATTTTCTGGTTGTCTGGCTGGGTTGAAGTCgctgtctgtgattgctatttggtgtcccgttctccttccGGGCCCGATCCTTTTATCGGCGAAAGTGAGGACATTGGTTTAGCTTCGTCGATGGCGAACATTTTTTTTGCGGCTGGTTGCTCTCCGTACACCGTTTTGACATCTCCCGACGTCAGagatttgaggacctggtgtagggtcgaaggcacggctctcatgttatggatccatggccttccaaaaagggcgttatacctcatatcgccttcgatcacgtgaaactttattTCCTGGACAGTTCTAGCCACGTTTATTGGTAAGGCTAtctcccctttggtggtttcgcatgccatattgaacccgtttaggaccAGAGTTGCAGGTACGATCTGATCCTGCAAGTCGAGCTGCTCCACTACCTTCAATcggataatattggccgagctacttgAATCGATCAACACAcacttaattttagttttatttacgagtacggatattaccagtgcgtcgttgtgaggttggatgacccCCTCTGCATCTTCATCTCCAAAGGAGAAAATCCAcatgggtgcgtaatcttgagttcgagaccacttttccctcaccatcgatgttttagtgcgtttaagcatcaGTCCCCGGGGGGTATCGgtgccaccgatgatcatgtggataatgtgctgtggttcttcttgctcgttctgCTTGCTGAAATCCCTACGTCTAAAATGGCTCTttgccctatcactcagaaactcccgaagatgccctttgttaaataggcgagctatttcctctcttagttgcttgcaatcttccgttctgtggccatgggtaccctgatattcgcacatttgattgggatttcttcggGCAGGATTGGTCTGCtttggtcgaggccatttagtgtcttcgaTGCGTCTGATGGCCGACACGTGATAGGATgcaccaacgctgaagttatattctgataatcgaggtgcttctataggctcGGCATATTTGTCgaagccgctcttactcataagcccccgagaattttgtccCCGATCAATTCTTTGACTATTCCGAACTGTGTTGCGTGTTGAACCATTGTTTACTCGATCAGTGACGTACggtcgatatcggtctctgttcgacctttgctCTCTGTCGATctgcttttgattaataactgtcCTGTTATGATGAACAGGTCCGTACGGGGTccccaactgatcatcctcgaccctaatttttgattgatatcggttgtgcacatctgcccaagttacctctggatactcgatcaaattttgtttcagccgatgtgatgctgtcgaacttagctcgttcaactcttgggtgaaagcttgtacggcccagtcgTCGGTGACGGGGGGTAATTGAatacgttccatttgaaaacgggatatgaattccctcagcatttctccctgcctttgctttactttgaagaggtctgattttctcgttgcaacctttatggcaccagcatgcgcttttacgaacgaatctgctaacatggcaaaagaatcgatggaatttggtggtaaattgtggtaccaaatcatagctcctttcgagagggtctccccgaacttcttcaatagcacagattcgatctcatcatcttctaaatcgttGACTTTTATGGAACATGTGTAAGAGATgagatgttcgttaggatcggccgtaccgttatatttgggaattttgggCATATAGAATTTTTTAGGGATTGGCTCGGAGCCACACTcgatggaaaaggcttttgtataaATTTTTTGAATCAAGcctttttatcattggtggagcccccgggatttgatcgaccctggcattatacgtttccaccctcttgtcgttgtcttcgactcgttttgtgagttcctcgagcaatttagtaattccgggagtAGTCTCCGATTCCTGCTCGTTAGATTTTACTATGACAggctctgttctgggggtgacctttcgaagtggattggaaaccggcctgctttgtgcgcgagtttggctctgtagctgAGCTATCGCTAATTGCTGGGAttgcaacatctcgaagatcatgcgTAAGCTGGCCCCGATCTCCTCTGGGTTTTGGGTGTCTTGGGCTACGGATCGagcaccgccctgaatgcttctttccggttcggaacgctaGTTCACTTCCAAAgcaatttgtgaattgacatcgaGTGGTATTTTGGCTCGAATCTCGGGTAGTGCCAAGTTGTTGTTTTCATCTTAAAGGCTAGCTTCATAATCGGTTGGTGAAACCATTCGGTCGGTGGCTTATTCGTAGCCGAACCTGAATTGAAGGTGTTTTCGGAAATAAGTGACCACTGTTATCctcggccccacggtgggcgccaaactgtttacccgaaaaatggatagagttgaatttatatgcaGTTCCGAAGATATGTGGTACAACTTAATACAAAATGCAAGGATAAATAAAAGTGTGAATATAGATTGGAGAAAACGTAATCTAGACAAGGCAATCACGAATAGTGAATTTTATGATTTAacaaaatagaatcaatctaagaaattAGAATGATCACTCTTTCTTGTAGAGGAAATAATACAGTTTTTTATAGTGTAAATCTCAGAAAAAGGTCTCcctacagaaatgataaccaagtccttttatagtggagggatttggctccaagcaaaataaaataaacacccagtgggagacccatgataaatcagcttttccataatttctgccaagattccctctagtgggattacaacggcttttgtctgcgagctcgatcttgcttagaatcctcgattttggttcgagcttgatttcggctcgaacttgtGACCTTGGTTCGAGCCCGACCCTGGTTTGAGTCCTTGAATTGATTCCAGGTCGATGTAGGTTGGTTTTTGGATTATCAACACGATAGATCTACCCGTGTCACGGTTCGATTCTTGTTCGAGTTCgattatgatatcgatctcaTCACGGACCGGCCTCCCCGGGTTCTAGGTTAGTTCGTGCCcccccttcgggatcttacttcgatacacCACCCTTCGAACCGTACCGGACATGCCAAgactgaaatctatttcgaccgtgtACAGGATAATACCAAACAAAAGTGGTACTGTCTTCATCCTCAATTGTTTAGTCGAGAGTCTGGATCACAAATCAAAATGCTATTTAATACTATTGAAGTTGAGGACAAACAAAGGaataatagaattttcagattgACATTAAGGGAATCGAAATTTACAGCTCACTCAAGCTTAATCTAGATAGAACAAGAATAAAATAGAAAATGATAAAGCTTTTGGGTTTTAATCTTGTTAATTTTACAATCAGCATTCTTATTGAATTATCTTTTGATCTAGTTAGATCTCGACAAATTACAAATTAATTATGGCCTCAAAGGTAGTCATTgcaaatctctctctctctctctatacaCGTCAGTATTTCTCTTCTTCATCTTATGCCATGCTTTAATGCTGTACCTTGACTCGTGGTTCTCTAATAATATTGTTTTCCCTCATCAGTCATCACCTCCTCATGGTCGGAAAAAACATGCGAGTTACTCCATCTCTGTTAATTCTTATTTAATACCACTGCTATTTCTTCTATATGGAATAGAAGATCTCGTACTTGCAAATTCAAGTTAACAGCAGAAATACTAACATATCTGCATCCCGTTCACAATATCCACCATCTGAACTTAGAACCTagaaatcccgaatcttcaagtCCAGAATTCACTACAAAGAAAACCGGAATTCCGACGGATGAAAATCATAGGATAGAATATATTAGTACGAATTTAATCGGTAGACAATATTGTCATAGCTAAGGATTTGGGGACGAATTGATTTCTTAATTAGCGCAGAAAAAATTCCATTGCTTATAACGAGCGAAACCCTTATTATGTAAAAATATAGTACTCCGTATATATCTTAGTGTATAGCAACACGCAATAATATGCAGGTCACTGTATTGAGGGGGTTTATGTGAGGCATGTCACAATTAAGCATCTTAATGCGGTTGAACTTATTCTGCTCAATTTGTGAATCTTAATTTTAAAACAAGTAGTCTGTGAGGATAATTAGTCCACAAACCAAATTGTACTATGGAAGGAAAAACAAATATCACAAAATTTGGATTGGAGAATTTCGatattagataaaaaaaattcacaTTGTGAGATTAACATCCTAAAAATTAGGAAACACCAATAAAAAATTTCCCACCTAATAAAtaccaaccaaaaaaaaaaatctatccaCCAAAAGCATGAAACAAATTTCCATATAATACTTGCCCGGCCTTACAAATGACAAGGATAAATGCCCATTTGCGGGTCCCAACCAATGATTAACTAAATAGCATCATGTTTGACTAatccattaattaaataaatacagAATGTGATTATGTGAACGTGCGTCCCTTCACTGCCCACCAAATGTAAACTCTTTCGATAGTCTTGAATTGTTCTCTTccaaatttttttctttaaaaaactaACCATTTGAAGTAATATAAATTTAGTAGagaacttatatatatatataacaaagcAACAAATCACAAAGACGTGGTAATTACCTGCAAAAGACAATGGCATTGTCTAAGCCAAAATCCTTTACGTTTGCTCTCATATTTCTCTCCCTTTTCCTCCTCTACCTAACTCTAACTTGCAGACTAAGACCAAAACGTCGTGAACTTCCAATCTCCCTCCTAGAAAAAACAACTTCTTTTAGACAAAATAATTTGCCCATGCAACATGTCACCAGACTACCTCAATGGTTTAGACTTTTGCAAGACGAAATCAAGGACAAAACACTAAAAATCGGCCTCGTCAACTTTAACGATGTCTCGTTTTTCGACTACGTCGGATTGCATGGGGCAGAAAATATGGAGACATTCGACGTGAAATTTCCTAGAGTTTCGGATAAAATAAAGTGGAAAGACTTGTTCCCAGAATGGATTGATGAAGACGAGGTTTCGACTAAGCCTAAATGCCCAGAAATCCCAATGCCGGTTTTCGAGGAGTACGAGCAACTGGATGTGGTGGTTGCAAAGGTTCCATGTAAAAGAAGGGTTGGTTCTAGGGATGTTTTTAGGCTTCAAGTTAACTTGGTGGTGGCTAGCTTGTTGGTAAGGATCAGCGGTGGCCGCTGGAATAATAATAAACGGCCGCTGTATGCGGTGTTTATCGGCGATTGTGGGCCGATGTGGGAGATTTTCCGATGTGAAGACGTGTTATTGCATGAAGAGAATTTGTGGGTTTATAAGCCTGAGCTGAAAAGGCTGAAGCAAAAAGTTCTTATGCCTGTTGGTAGTTGTCAGCTTGCTCGTCCATTTCCAGAACAAGGtaaactttttttcttcttctaatgtTTTGGAATTCCAACTTCATTTTATTCTTTGTTGGGTGTAATTCTTATTTCATAATTTCGTTTATAAAAAGTAAAAGAGGGAATATGAGAAAAATGCCACAATCAAACTTTGCCTACACGATACAACAAGAAAATTTTGCTAGAAAAACCATTTACATAAGTTTGAAATTAAATGTACCTACCAACGCCTTTTCTTACTTGACACATTTTTGAAAACCCAATTACTAACCAAGAAAAGTAAAGATGGTTATACCCAACACGAAAAGAAATATTTGTATGTAAATACTATTTGAGAAGCTTCTATTTTAAATTCTTAATCTACATGTTACGTACATAATATGGATATGAAAATTTGATGTGAggcctaaatttttaaaagaaagttatgatatatatttttatttgaagtctattttccTATCTATTCGAAATGCAGAGttgttaataattatttttataattaattttttctaataattccttttcaattgataatatagtcAACTTATTTAATTTATCTTGAGACATTGCTAATCTtaagtaagattttatcaattataATCTTAAAAACTTATTTGGCAATTATTATAGAAAAATTACTTTTGTACAAAAAGTACTAAAGgagtattatttttttaaatagttaTAAACCTATTATTTCTAAAGAATAAGGCCCCTGGGACTAAGACACCAGCCTTACTTGGAATAACAGAGCCGCCGCTGCCACGTATGGTATTTACATAATTCATAGTGTTCAATTATATTGCAGTAGTTGATAGTGGGACCTACCAATAGAAAGAGGAATGAGGAAGTATTACGTTTTTGACGTTCTCCTTGGTATCTCCAACAAATATATTCAGTTAGTTTAACAAATCGAAATAATGTGCAGGGCAAGAAATTTGGAGTAAGTATGCGGCATCAGCATTTGACAAAACAATTTACAAGCCAAGAGAGGCTTATGTGACAGTTCTCCATTCCTCAGAAGCTTATGTTTGTGGAGCAATAGCTTTGGCACAAAGCATCATTCAAACTAATTCTACTAGAGACCTTGTCCTCTTAGCAGATGACTCAATTTCGTCAAAATCCCTTCTTGGCCTTAGATCAGCAGGCTGGAAAatcaagaaaatcaaaagaataagAAGTCCACATGCTGAGAAAAATGCATATAACGAATGGAATTACAGCAAGCTCAGAATATGGCAACTCAGTGAATACGATAAAGTCATATTCATCGATTCAGATTTCGTAGTTTTTAGGAACATCGATCAATTTTTCTCGTATCCAGAACTATCAGCTGCTGGAAATGATGGTTACATTTTCAATTCGGGTGTTATGATCATAGAACCATCAAAATGCAAGTTCCATAATTTAATGAACAAAAGGTTTGAAGTAGGTTCATATAATGGGGGTGATCAAGGCTTTTTAAATGAAATATTTGTGTGGTGGCATAGGTGGCCTAGTAAATTAAATACTCTCAAGATTTTTGGCAATTCGAGTCATCGCGACCTTCGCGATGATTCGTATGCTGTACATTATTTGGGACTAAAGCCATGGATGTGTTACGAAGACTATGATTGTAATTGGGATAGGGTGGAATCTCAAATTTTTGCGAGTGATTCAGCACATGAGAGGTGGTGGAAAGTGTACAAGAAAATGCCTATGGAGCTTAGGCAATATTGTGCATTGACCCCAGAAATGGATGCAAGGATAATAAAGTGGAGGGGAAGAGCCAAGAAAGCTAAATTTTCAAATGGGCATTGGAGGATTCAAGTGAAAGATCCAAGAAGAATTTCctattaatttattatttgataattagtCTAACAAGAGATTCAAATCATGTATACTAACTATTTCCCTTTCAGTATTTTGCAATATGTTATATTTCTAGCATGGTAGGATCTCCATTTGGTTACAATATTTCTATTGCATTCTCTCTTTCAGTTAGCTTAATGTATATATGTACTCATAAGGGTAGATCTCTGTGTGATTTTTGCAAATGCAAATTCTGGTGCTTCTTTCCTTGTTAGATTCAATGATGTGTGTATTTCGTTATCTCTGTTCTTATTTTCTTGTCCGAAGTACACTGGGAAATGACTTTCATGTTTATAGCACATGTGTTTCTCCAAATGTTTACTAAtcttcgaaaatttaaaaataaagaattaACCTTTATAGCCACCTAAAATAGCCGATGGATGTATAAATATATTTTGATccatgtataatatgtgtataaccaTGTATAAcaatgcataatttatgtatacgGCTAAAATATAAACAATGAATCCGACATGCTATTTGTGTAAAGAGCCCCAAGTTTTTTTAGtggtttcgaaaattttcaaaatgcatcttcaagtgcaaattggaaattttataaacaaacgctgatttcgaaaaaaagtgaaaatattttggaaaaaagggaaaattttcttatgtccaaacgggctcttaatatACATCATTACAAAAtagaatttttacattcctatacactatttgaaactttattaccctcctaactcaagtttcaatttaattacatagtcatatacaatttaccaattatgtATATTTTAGGAATTTAATGAGAATAAATTAATTCCTACAATCACTCTAACGTACATATCCCACTCCCCCCACGCTTCTCTCTCCATACCTCCCACGTTTCTTCAATATCTTCCTACATTAATGCCCGTTTTCACTCTTCTTCAAAAAAATCTCTCGATTTTTTACAGATTCTAGCTCTAAATCCTACCAAAATTGTAGTTGCTTAAATTTTTCCTTAACtttcaatgaagaagaaagtACTTTCGAAGATTAGCCCTAAAAAAGCTAAAGTAGGTGATATTCCTACTTTTGATTTGGGTGTTTTCTCACAGGATTCaccaaaaaatatttcaaaatggTCACATGCAAAATCAGATACAAAGCCCAAGCTTTCGCCTCGTGAAGCTAGGGCAGAAGCTCGAACAAAACATAAGCATGATAGGGATGCTGGCGAAGCCTCGACATCTGACAAATCTGTAAAGCGGAAGGCAAAAAAATTGCTTCCGATGATGATTTCGTTGAAGAAGAAGTTATCATGAAAGTTGCAAAAAACATCGAAGTTTCTCCAACTGTTAAACcttcaaaaaagaagaaggttcAAAAATCAGCTAAAGCTATAC
It encodes the following:
- the LOC107787877 gene encoding putative UDP-glucuronate:xylan alpha-glucuronosyltransferase 4, whose product is MALSKPKSFTFALIFLSLFLLYLTLTCRLRPKRRELPISLLEKTTSFRQNNLPMQHVTRLPQWFRLLQDEIKDKTLKIGLVNFNDVSFFDYVGLHGAENMETFDVKFPRVSDKIKWKDLFPEWIDEDEVSTKPKCPEIPMPVFEEYEQLDVVVAKVPCKRRVGSRDVFRLQVNLVVASLLVRISGGRWNNNKRPLYAVFIGDCGPMWEIFRCEDVLLHEENLWVYKPELKRLKQKVLMPVGSCQLARPFPEQGQEIWSKYAASAFDKTIYKPREAYVTVLHSSEAYVCGAIALAQSIIQTNSTRDLVLLADDSISSKSLLGLRSAGWKIKKIKRIRSPHAEKNAYNEWNYSKLRIWQLSEYDKVIFIDSDFVVFRNIDQFFSYPELSAAGNDGYIFNSGVMIIEPSKCKFHNLMNKRFEVGSYNGGDQGFLNEIFVWWHRWPSKLNTLKIFGNSSHRDLRDDSYAVHYLGLKPWMCYEDYDCNWDRVESQIFASDSAHERWWKVYKKMPMELRQYCALTPEMDARIIKWRGRAKKAKFSNGHWRIQVKDPRRISY